The Doryrhamphus excisus isolate RoL2022-K1 chromosome 1, RoL_Dexc_1.0, whole genome shotgun sequence genome includes a window with the following:
- the spink4 gene encoding serine peptidase inhibitor, Kazal type 4 produces MLTMTGKVILLGLLLVCVFAGTKTSAVKRKPNCPNTGSPDQAMPCPMNLMPVCGSDGNTYANECTLCAERQIKSMDILVAKDGSCEA; encoded by the exons ATGTTGACCATGACCGGGAAAGTTATTCTGCTGGGACTCCTGCTCGTCTGTGTTTTTGCAG GCACAAAGACGTCTGCAGTCAAAAGAAAG CCAAACTGTCCTAATACAGGCAGTCCAGACCAGGCTATGCCATGCCCAATGAATCTTATGCCTGTGTGTGGGAGCGATGGAAACACATACGCCAACGAGTGCACCCTTTGTGCTGAGAGACA GATTAAAAGCATGGACATTTTGGTTGCAAAGGATGGAAGCTGCGAAGCTTAG
- the si:dkey-117m1.4 gene encoding uncharacterized protein DDB_G0284459 isoform X1 yields MAETERSFYEYRESHGYDRDSEGFKAAQPLRGRGCGRKRKGTPVKVFVTATEEENNLEHTFCRGDRKEAAESKRPALDGPLCSTEPSPSNCAPSEKTQDKIPHPSKATSSSSAPTLATSSSRTPTPAPAPATNAATLTQAAPSLTPASTAPAAPVASAPAPASSSFPPSPNCRIREVHCGSQVRLVVIAIRDITKGEEITVDYSLTEWGENLGFRGSMSAAHHECNSDTENNNFKKEDEPVSLTTQQQKQRPHQDFVTPSWSLSPSSSPISHSDGTDSDAGDEDNTSSRGRISRRRRKRRGTPSKKKTPNRTPPASSSRPLPSSHPPSSSPPSSISTKPVFKAPAPLSPNTSGNVNTNSPRGAVSIDAMRQTCDYCGRHFRSLGRHLDKHHSHQPDVCSALVERYTQTHNTNPVSVNTQHNSKSSQATNQMEQSGVQDLSMSPPPATATKQSSSTSPSLTPPRGQNAVPVSVLKRSPPPVAVTPPKKGGTRRLKRERQEEEVDEVVEVMEVKRAKEEEDEIRGAQSFRNKLSKEMQQRKDDDDKEEEEDEEEEDENGVMDVDDESGTEDKEKDSLSSSGRHHMLPLLSSLSSLVLYLRRLQHSAFLSLSRQLQSAEAWRLLCHSSLALLILYNRRRECEVSKLSITEYRARVTPQCPVPVPPGAPPALTPLEASLSPFERLVLPHLPRVGVQGKRGRIQPLILPPHCEPCLELLLQTRQDVGVDPANPYVFARPYHSPATPLRGTDLLRSLARSSGTRNPRALTQTRVRRQVAILTQLLLLGEGEEPGQLEGGAVERLEHFLEKEYHVTQNCAGIGQDPGLMGRVGRVVLCGERDGVLFRGMSLNHICLELDVMSGNSADSYSEGESEGEHKEKPESPAVSPVPKPPPTLLYVRKGKNNGRVGRPKKLKNSQAPPQPPPPPPPPPINRRRGSGKRGVLKRPWSEAERAAVEEHLTQNINELRVPAKADCERCLQKCPLLVNNQRDWRAIKFYCHNRIQLLKKNQRRESEPLTVC; encoded by the exons ATGGCGGAGACCGAACGGTCGTTCTACGAGTACCGGGAGAGCCACGGCTATGACAGGGACAGCGAGGGATTCAAAGCAGCGCAACCGTTGCGGGG ACGCGGCTGTGGAAGGAAACGGAAAGGGACACCGGTGAAAGTCTTTGTTACGGCCACCGAGGAGGAGAACAACCTTGAGCACACATTTTGCAGAG GTGATCGCAAGGAAGCAGCAGAGAGTAAGCGTCCCGCACTGGACGGGCCTCTCTGCAGCACAGAACCCTCCCCAAGCAACTG CGCTCCATCAGAGAAGACACAGGACAAAATCCCCCACCCATCCAAAGCCACCAGCTCCAGCTCAGCCCCCACACTGGCAACCTCCTCATCTCGAACTCCGACCCCAGCGCCTGCCCCAGCCACTAACGCAGCCACCTTAACTCAAGCAGCCCCCTCTCTGACACCCGCATCTACAGCACCCGCTGCCCCAGTAGCCTCTGCTCCCGCCCCGGCAAGCAGCTCCTTCCCACCTTCCCCAAACTGTCGCATCAGAGAGGTTCACTGTGGCAGCCAGGTGCGACTGGTGGTCATCGCCATCCGAGACATCACCAAGGGGGAGGAGATCACTGTGGACTACAGCCTGACAGAGTGGGGAGAGAACTTG GGTTTCCGTGGTTCCATGTCTGCAGCACATCATGAATGTAACTCTGACACAGAGAACAACAACTTCAAAAAG GAGGACGAGCCCGTGTCGCTAACCACCCAACAACAGAAACAACGACCACATCAAGACTTTGTCACCCCATCTTGGTCcctctccccctcctcctccccaatCTCCCATTCTGACGGCACTGACTCCGATGCAGGAGATGAGGACAATACTAGCTCTCGCGGACGCATTTCACGTCGCCGTAGGAAGCGTCGTGGCACCCCTTCGAAGAAAAAGACTCCCAATCGGACACCGCCTGCGTCCTCCAGCCGTCCTCTCCCTTCATCCCACCCTCCCTCATCCTCTCCTCCCAGCTCCATCTCCACAAAACCTGTGTTCAAAGCTCCTGCTCCGCTCAGCCCCAACACCTCAGGCAACGTGAACACAAATAGCCCGAGAGGAGCGGTGTCCATAGACGCCATGCGCCAAACATGTGACTACTGCGGACGCCACTTCCGTTCATTGGGCCGCCACTTAGACAAACATCACTCCCACCAGCCGGATGTGTGCTCCGCCCTCGTCGAGCGTTACACTCAGACGCACAACACAAACCCGGTCTCGGTGAACACTCAACACAACTCAAAGTCTTCACAGGCGACAAACCAAATGGAACAGAGTGGCGTTCAGGACCTCTCCATGTCCCCGCCTCCTGCCACAGCAACCAAACAATCGAGCTCCACCTCACCTTCGCTCACGCCGCCGCGAGGACAGAACGCAGTGCCCGTGTCAGTACTGAAGAGGAGCCCGCCCCCTGTGGCTGTGACACCGCCCAAGAAAGGCGGCACAAGGAGGCTAAAGAGAGAGCGACAGGAGGAAGAGGTGGATGAAGTTGTGGAGGTAATGGAGGTAAAGAGggccaaagaggaggaggatgagatcAGGGGCGCTCAGTCCTTCAGAAATAAGTTGTCCAAAGAGATGCAGCAGAGAAAAGACGATGATgacaaagaggaggaagaagatgaggaggaagaggacgaaAATGGTGTGATGGATGTGGATGATGAAAGTGGTACAGAGGATAAGGAAAAAGACTCTCTCAG CAGTTCCGGGCGTCACCACATGCTACCACTCCTGTCATCTTTATCGTCCCTGGTACTGTACCTCCGCCGGCTGCAGCACTCGGCCTTCCTGTCGCTATCTCGCCAGCTGCAGTCCGCCGAGGCCTGGCGCCTCCTTTGCCACTCCAGCCTGGCGCTCCTGATCCTGTACAACCGACGGCGGGAGTGCGAGGTATCGAAGTTGTCCATCACTGAGTACAGAGCACGCGTCACTCCGCAGTGCCCTGTTCCCGTCCCACCCGGTGCTCCTCCGGCTCTCACCCCGCTGGAGGCCTCCTTGTCCCCCTTTGAGCGGCTGGTGCTTCCCCACCTCCCTCGTGTTGGCGTCCAAGGCAAGCGGGGACGCATCCAGCCTCTCATTCTCCCCCCTCACTGCGAGCCCTGCCTGGAGCTCCTCCTGCAGACGCGGCAGGACGTGGGCGTGGACCCGgctaacccttacgtttttgccAGACCTTACCACTCCCCCGCAACGCCCCTAAGAGGCACCGACCTTCTCCGCAGCCTGGCCCGCTCCAGCGGCACCCGCAATCCCAGAGCCCTCACCCAGACGAGGGTCCGACGCCAGGTCGCTATTTTGACCCAACTGCTGCTTCTCGGAGAGGGAGAGGAGCCGGGTCAGTTGGAGGGCGGCGCGGTGGAAAGGCTGGAGCATTTCCTGGAGAAGGAGTACCATGTAACGCAGAACTGTGCCGGCATTGGTCAAGATCCTGGCCTGATGGGAAGAGTCGGCCGTGTCGTGCTGTGTGGCGAGAGAGATGGAGTGCTGTTCAGAGGGATGAGCCTGAACCACATCTGCTTGGAACTCGACG TTATGTCAGGAAACTCTGCTGACTCTTACTCGGAGGGAGAATCTGAAGGGGAGCACAAGGAGAAGCCAGAGTCCCCTGCCGTTTCCCCCGTGCCAAAACCTCCACCGACCCTGCTGTACGTCAGGAAAGGCAAGAACAATGGCCGGGTGGGACGACCCAAGAAACTGAAGAACAGCCAGGCACCTCCTCAGCCtccaccgcctcctcctcctccacctatTAACCGCAGGCGAGGCTCAG GTAAACGTGGCGTCCTGAAGCGTCCATGGTCAGAAGCCGAGCGAGCAGCAGTCGAGGAGCACTTGACGCAAAACATCAACGAGCTCCGCGTGCCGGCCAAGGCCGACTGCGAGCGTTGCTTGCAaaagtgccctctgctggtcaacAACCAGCGGGACTGGCGGGCCATTAAATTTTACTGCCACAATCGCATCCAACTGTTGAAGAAGAATCAGCGGCGTGAAAGCGAACCCCTCACTGTGTGCTGA
- the si:dkey-117m1.4 gene encoding uncharacterized protein si:dkey-117m1.4 isoform X2, whose protein sequence is MAETERSFYEYRESHGYDRDSEGFKAAQPLRGRGCGRKRKGTPVKVFVTATEEENNLEHTFCRGDRKEAAESKRPALDGPLCSTEPSPSNCAPSEKTQDKIPHPSKATSSSSAPTLATSSSRTPTPAPAPATNAATLTQAAPSLTPASTAPAAPVASAPAPASSSFPPSPNCRIREVHCGSQVRLVVIAIRDITKGEEITVDYSLTEWGENLGFRGSMSAAHHECNSDTENNNFKKEDEPVSLTTQQQKQRPHQDFVTPSWSLSPSSSPISHSDGTDSDAGDEDNTSSRGRISRRRRKRRGTPSKKKTPNRTPPASSSRPLPSSHPPSSSPPSSISTKPVFKAPAPLSPNTSGNVNTNSPRGAVSIDAMRQTCDYCGRHFRSLGRHLDKHHSHQPDVCSALVERYTQTHNTNPVSVNTQHNSKSSQATNQMEQSGVQDLSMSPPPATATKQSSSTSPSLTPPRGQNAVPVSVLKRSPPPVAVTPPKKGGTRRLKRERQEEEVDEVVEVMEVKRAKEEEDEIRGAQSFRNKLSKEMQQRKDDDDKEEEEDEEEEDENGVMDVDDESGTEDKEKDSLSSGRHHMLPLLSSLSSLVLYLRRLQHSAFLSLSRQLQSAEAWRLLCHSSLALLILYNRRRECEVSKLSITEYRARVTPQCPVPVPPGAPPALTPLEASLSPFERLVLPHLPRVGVQGKRGRIQPLILPPHCEPCLELLLQTRQDVGVDPANPYVFARPYHSPATPLRGTDLLRSLARSSGTRNPRALTQTRVRRQVAILTQLLLLGEGEEPGQLEGGAVERLEHFLEKEYHVTQNCAGIGQDPGLMGRVGRVVLCGERDGVLFRGMSLNHICLELDVMSGNSADSYSEGESEGEHKEKPESPAVSPVPKPPPTLLYVRKGKNNGRVGRPKKLKNSQAPPQPPPPPPPPPINRRRGSGKRGVLKRPWSEAERAAVEEHLTQNINELRVPAKADCERCLQKCPLLVNNQRDWRAIKFYCHNRIQLLKKNQRRESEPLTVC, encoded by the exons ATGGCGGAGACCGAACGGTCGTTCTACGAGTACCGGGAGAGCCACGGCTATGACAGGGACAGCGAGGGATTCAAAGCAGCGCAACCGTTGCGGGG ACGCGGCTGTGGAAGGAAACGGAAAGGGACACCGGTGAAAGTCTTTGTTACGGCCACCGAGGAGGAGAACAACCTTGAGCACACATTTTGCAGAG GTGATCGCAAGGAAGCAGCAGAGAGTAAGCGTCCCGCACTGGACGGGCCTCTCTGCAGCACAGAACCCTCCCCAAGCAACTG CGCTCCATCAGAGAAGACACAGGACAAAATCCCCCACCCATCCAAAGCCACCAGCTCCAGCTCAGCCCCCACACTGGCAACCTCCTCATCTCGAACTCCGACCCCAGCGCCTGCCCCAGCCACTAACGCAGCCACCTTAACTCAAGCAGCCCCCTCTCTGACACCCGCATCTACAGCACCCGCTGCCCCAGTAGCCTCTGCTCCCGCCCCGGCAAGCAGCTCCTTCCCACCTTCCCCAAACTGTCGCATCAGAGAGGTTCACTGTGGCAGCCAGGTGCGACTGGTGGTCATCGCCATCCGAGACATCACCAAGGGGGAGGAGATCACTGTGGACTACAGCCTGACAGAGTGGGGAGAGAACTTG GGTTTCCGTGGTTCCATGTCTGCAGCACATCATGAATGTAACTCTGACACAGAGAACAACAACTTCAAAAAG GAGGACGAGCCCGTGTCGCTAACCACCCAACAACAGAAACAACGACCACATCAAGACTTTGTCACCCCATCTTGGTCcctctccccctcctcctccccaatCTCCCATTCTGACGGCACTGACTCCGATGCAGGAGATGAGGACAATACTAGCTCTCGCGGACGCATTTCACGTCGCCGTAGGAAGCGTCGTGGCACCCCTTCGAAGAAAAAGACTCCCAATCGGACACCGCCTGCGTCCTCCAGCCGTCCTCTCCCTTCATCCCACCCTCCCTCATCCTCTCCTCCCAGCTCCATCTCCACAAAACCTGTGTTCAAAGCTCCTGCTCCGCTCAGCCCCAACACCTCAGGCAACGTGAACACAAATAGCCCGAGAGGAGCGGTGTCCATAGACGCCATGCGCCAAACATGTGACTACTGCGGACGCCACTTCCGTTCATTGGGCCGCCACTTAGACAAACATCACTCCCACCAGCCGGATGTGTGCTCCGCCCTCGTCGAGCGTTACACTCAGACGCACAACACAAACCCGGTCTCGGTGAACACTCAACACAACTCAAAGTCTTCACAGGCGACAAACCAAATGGAACAGAGTGGCGTTCAGGACCTCTCCATGTCCCCGCCTCCTGCCACAGCAACCAAACAATCGAGCTCCACCTCACCTTCGCTCACGCCGCCGCGAGGACAGAACGCAGTGCCCGTGTCAGTACTGAAGAGGAGCCCGCCCCCTGTGGCTGTGACACCGCCCAAGAAAGGCGGCACAAGGAGGCTAAAGAGAGAGCGACAGGAGGAAGAGGTGGATGAAGTTGTGGAGGTAATGGAGGTAAAGAGggccaaagaggaggaggatgagatcAGGGGCGCTCAGTCCTTCAGAAATAAGTTGTCCAAAGAGATGCAGCAGAGAAAAGACGATGATgacaaagaggaggaagaagatgaggaggaagaggacgaaAATGGTGTGATGGATGTGGATGATGAAAGTGGTACAGAGGATAAGGAAAAAGACTCTCTCAG TTCCGGGCGTCACCACATGCTACCACTCCTGTCATCTTTATCGTCCCTGGTACTGTACCTCCGCCGGCTGCAGCACTCGGCCTTCCTGTCGCTATCTCGCCAGCTGCAGTCCGCCGAGGCCTGGCGCCTCCTTTGCCACTCCAGCCTGGCGCTCCTGATCCTGTACAACCGACGGCGGGAGTGCGAGGTATCGAAGTTGTCCATCACTGAGTACAGAGCACGCGTCACTCCGCAGTGCCCTGTTCCCGTCCCACCCGGTGCTCCTCCGGCTCTCACCCCGCTGGAGGCCTCCTTGTCCCCCTTTGAGCGGCTGGTGCTTCCCCACCTCCCTCGTGTTGGCGTCCAAGGCAAGCGGGGACGCATCCAGCCTCTCATTCTCCCCCCTCACTGCGAGCCCTGCCTGGAGCTCCTCCTGCAGACGCGGCAGGACGTGGGCGTGGACCCGgctaacccttacgtttttgccAGACCTTACCACTCCCCCGCAACGCCCCTAAGAGGCACCGACCTTCTCCGCAGCCTGGCCCGCTCCAGCGGCACCCGCAATCCCAGAGCCCTCACCCAGACGAGGGTCCGACGCCAGGTCGCTATTTTGACCCAACTGCTGCTTCTCGGAGAGGGAGAGGAGCCGGGTCAGTTGGAGGGCGGCGCGGTGGAAAGGCTGGAGCATTTCCTGGAGAAGGAGTACCATGTAACGCAGAACTGTGCCGGCATTGGTCAAGATCCTGGCCTGATGGGAAGAGTCGGCCGTGTCGTGCTGTGTGGCGAGAGAGATGGAGTGCTGTTCAGAGGGATGAGCCTGAACCACATCTGCTTGGAACTCGACG TTATGTCAGGAAACTCTGCTGACTCTTACTCGGAGGGAGAATCTGAAGGGGAGCACAAGGAGAAGCCAGAGTCCCCTGCCGTTTCCCCCGTGCCAAAACCTCCACCGACCCTGCTGTACGTCAGGAAAGGCAAGAACAATGGCCGGGTGGGACGACCCAAGAAACTGAAGAACAGCCAGGCACCTCCTCAGCCtccaccgcctcctcctcctccacctatTAACCGCAGGCGAGGCTCAG GTAAACGTGGCGTCCTGAAGCGTCCATGGTCAGAAGCCGAGCGAGCAGCAGTCGAGGAGCACTTGACGCAAAACATCAACGAGCTCCGCGTGCCGGCCAAGGCCGACTGCGAGCGTTGCTTGCAaaagtgccctctgctggtcaacAACCAGCGGGACTGGCGGGCCATTAAATTTTACTGCCACAATCGCATCCAACTGTTGAAGAAGAATCAGCGGCGTGAAAGCGAACCCCTCACTGTGTGCTGA